A window from Halomicrobium urmianum encodes these proteins:
- a CDS encoding PAS domain S-box protein, with product MEDGTKSVSILVIDDDSDVAELTARSLERRRDRFSADVTTDARDGLDLLDDGDFDCVVSDYKMPDMDGLALLASVRKEYGDLPFVLFTGHGGTDIASEAIARGATDYLRKEPGPERLELLAERVEDAVRKHRATERIDGLERALSVSQAVHRTLMESGTRSEIEREICEALVDAGPYASAWIDDRDPESSDDEPRAKSGIDRGGPGLRGPSTDGPDVGGTGARAAIQTRDTDVGEGVQDADEPAQTVAPDLDGGSVVAVPLDHDGTRYGDLYVYADGPAAFDLSERDLLTELGSDIARALDRAETKTERAQYERVVEALPIGVFRTVSEPDGEIVDADQTLAETFGRDSAEALLGCELGDLFRQDGDGDSFGERFDGEGVVGEVERCHETADGDEVQLSVTAVRTEVDGQAYFDGAVRDVTHHRERQSKLRQFRSAVEHAGHVVLITDADGQIEYVNDAFEDVTGYDAAEAVGETPRLLNSGEHDEGFYEDLWSTISDGDVWQGEIVNERKDGSQYVIDQTIAPIKHGDEVDGYVAINRDVTTLKEYERELEAQNERLKRYGHNVAHDLRNPLTRLNGEIDRIQAALGGEVDPDAARAGSRRISDIVGEMETLIDDLLAMAELGQLVIDPERISLEGVAREAWRQVDTEAAELTVQDAAVRADHDRLRELLSNLFRNAVEHAGPDVRVRVAPLDRDEGFLVEDDGPGISPDERDRVFDRGFTTSDDGTGFGLAIVEQIAEAHGWTTVVVDGSDGGARFEFRDVDQP from the coding sequence ATGGAAGATGGAACGAAGTCGGTCTCTATTCTTGTTATCGATGATGACTCCGACGTCGCGGAACTGACGGCACGGTCCCTCGAGCGTCGTCGGGACCGGTTCTCAGCCGATGTAACTACCGACGCACGCGACGGGCTAGATCTGCTGGACGACGGGGACTTTGACTGCGTCGTCTCCGACTACAAGATGCCGGACATGGACGGCCTCGCTCTGCTTGCGTCTGTGCGAAAGGAGTACGGTGACCTCCCGTTCGTCCTCTTTACCGGCCACGGTGGAACAGACATAGCGAGCGAGGCAATCGCACGCGGCGCCACCGACTACCTCCGGAAGGAGCCCGGGCCGGAGCGCCTTGAACTGCTCGCCGAACGCGTCGAAGACGCCGTCCGGAAACACCGAGCTACTGAGCGGATCGACGGGCTCGAGCGTGCCCTGTCCGTCAGTCAGGCAGTCCATCGGACGCTGATGGAGTCGGGGACACGAAGTGAGATCGAACGGGAGATCTGTGAGGCTCTCGTCGACGCCGGACCGTATGCCAGTGCGTGGATCGACGACCGCGATCCAGAATCCAGCGACGACGAACCACGGGCGAAGTCCGGTATCGACCGCGGAGGGCCCGGCCTGAGGGGACCATCGACCGACGGGCCTGACGTCGGTGGCACCGGCGCTCGAGCGGCAATTCAGACCCGAGATACAGACGTCGGGGAGGGCGTCCAGGACGCTGACGAACCGGCGCAGACGGTAGCCCCCGATCTGGACGGTGGTTCAGTCGTGGCCGTTCCCCTCGACCACGACGGGACGCGGTACGGTGACCTGTACGTGTACGCGGACGGGCCTGCTGCCTTCGATCTGTCTGAACGTGATCTGCTGACGGAACTCGGCAGTGACATCGCTCGCGCGCTCGACCGCGCCGAAACGAAGACGGAGCGAGCGCAGTACGAGCGGGTCGTGGAGGCCCTCCCGATCGGGGTATTTCGAACGGTGTCCGAGCCCGACGGCGAGATTGTCGATGCAGACCAGACCCTCGCTGAAACCTTCGGCCGCGATTCGGCCGAGGCTCTGCTCGGATGCGAGCTCGGGGACCTCTTTCGCCAGGACGGGGACGGGGACTCATTCGGGGAGCGATTCGACGGCGAAGGTGTCGTCGGCGAAGTAGAGCGCTGCCACGAGACGGCGGACGGCGACGAGGTCCAGTTGTCAGTCACCGCAGTGCGTACCGAGGTCGACGGCCAGGCGTACTTCGACGGGGCTGTCCGCGACGTCACCCACCACAGAGAGCGGCAGTCGAAACTCCGTCAGTTCCGGAGTGCAGTCGAGCACGCCGGGCACGTCGTCTTGATCACGGACGCCGACGGGCAGATCGAATACGTCAACGACGCGTTCGAGGACGTGACGGGATACGACGCCGCCGAAGCGGTCGGCGAGACGCCGCGGCTGCTCAACTCCGGAGAGCACGACGAGGGGTTCTACGAGGATCTGTGGTCGACGATCAGCGACGGCGACGTCTGGCAGGGTGAGATCGTCAACGAGCGCAAGGACGGCAGCCAGTACGTGATCGACCAGACCATTGCACCGATCAAGCACGGCGACGAGGTCGACGGATACGTCGCTATCAACCGCGACGTGACGACGCTCAAGGAGTACGAGCGCGAACTCGAGGCGCAAAACGAGCGGCTCAAGCGGTACGGCCACAACGTCGCGCACGATCTCAGGAACCCGCTGACGCGGTTGAACGGAGAGATCGACAGGATCCAGGCGGCGCTGGGCGGCGAAGTCGATCCCGACGCCGCGCGAGCGGGCAGTCGGCGGATCTCCGACATCGTCGGCGAGATGGAGACGCTGATCGACGACCTGCTGGCGATGGCCGAGCTGGGGCAACTGGTGATCGACCCCGAGCGGATCTCCCTCGAGGGCGTCGCGCGAGAGGCGTGGCGGCAAGTCGATACCGAGGCCGCCGAGCTGACGGTTCAGGACGCTGCCGTTCGGGCGGACCACGACCGGCTTCGGGAACTCCTCTCGAACCTGTTCCGGAACGCCGTCGAACACGCCGGTCCCGACGTCCGAGTCCGGGTGGCTCCGCTCGACCGCGACGAGGGATTCCTCGTCGAAGACGACGGGCCGGGCATCTCTCCGGACGAGCGTGACCGAGTGTTCGATCGCGGGTTCACGACCAGCGACGACGGGACCGGGTTCGGACTGGCGATCGTCGAGCAGATCGCGGAGGCCCACGGCTGGACGACGGTCGTGGTCGACGGCTCCGACGGCGGGGCGCGCTTCGAGTTCCGCGACGTCGATCAGCCCTGA
- a CDS encoding SIMPL domain-containing protein codes for MQRRELLAATAGAAAAAVSGCLGMDGGSAAAQTGTPTVERHTSRSIVVSNTGEARGDPDLAVLNVAVEASGDAASDVRDELATRADELRQALLDFGLEEDAVTTEDFYIRERHDRRAMEEEGVRPGSEEAEEYVTYQGTHAFRAEVSTIDDVGAVIDAAVDGGADRVGRVTFTLSDEKRATLREEAIRAAIQGARAEAETVADEIGASIDEATVVDTAGGGVTPVQREVSYAADAAATATEAASTGVEPGEVTVTASVEVRYAIE; via the coding sequence ATGCAACGACGCGAACTGCTCGCTGCGACGGCCGGTGCCGCTGCGGCTGCGGTGTCCGGCTGCCTCGGAATGGACGGCGGAAGCGCCGCCGCACAGACGGGAACGCCGACGGTCGAACGCCATACCTCGCGATCGATCGTCGTCAGCAACACCGGCGAGGCGCGGGGCGACCCCGACCTCGCGGTCCTGAACGTGGCCGTGGAGGCCAGCGGCGACGCCGCGAGCGACGTGCGCGACGAACTGGCCACCCGGGCGGACGAGCTGCGCCAGGCGCTGCTCGACTTCGGCCTCGAGGAGGACGCCGTGACGACTGAGGACTTCTACATCCGCGAGCGGCACGACCGCCGGGCGATGGAGGAGGAGGGCGTCCGCCCGGGTTCCGAGGAGGCCGAGGAGTACGTCACCTACCAGGGAACCCACGCCTTCAGGGCCGAGGTTTCGACGATCGACGACGTCGGAGCGGTGATCGACGCGGCCGTCGACGGCGGGGCCGACCGGGTCGGCCGGGTGACGTTCACGCTCTCGGACGAGAAGCGGGCGACCCTCAGGGAGGAGGCGATCCGGGCGGCGATCCAGGGGGCGCGCGCCGAGGCCGAGACGGTCGCGGACGAGATCGGCGCGTCGATCGACGAGGCGACCGTCGTCGACACCGCCGGCGGCGGGGTCACGCCCGTCCAGCGCGAGGTGTCCTACGCCGCTGACGCGGCCGCGACGGCGACGGAGGCCGCGTCGACCGGCGTGGAACCCGGCGAGGTGACCGTCACCGCCAGCGTCGAGGTCCGGTACGCCATCGAGTGA
- a CDS encoding AAA family ATPase yields MTDPAGLHEAIDEEVSTVLVGTDDLVEHLSIALLTHGHVLLEGVPGVAKTTLANVFARATGLEYTRIQMTPDILPADITGSAVYREGTGEFELRKGPVFANVVVADEINRATPKAQSALLEAMAESQVSIEGETLALPVPFMVVATQNPIEMEGTFELPEAQRDRFQQKLTVDLPDRAAEREIVDRFDDAPSLGADDVEQVVTPAEIREAREAVADVHVDDAVREYLLDVVAATRDHPDVVHGASPRASIAFLNTAKARAAIDGRDYVIPDDVKALAEPVLIHRLVLGTDADLSDVTPAAVVRSVLESVTPPGGDPDRSTTSADRAASDGGVTDDGA; encoded by the coding sequence GAGCACCTCTCGATCGCCCTGCTGACCCACGGACACGTCCTCCTCGAGGGCGTCCCGGGCGTCGCCAAGACGACTCTGGCCAACGTCTTCGCCCGCGCGACGGGCCTGGAGTACACCCGCATCCAGATGACGCCGGACATCCTCCCGGCGGACATCACCGGCAGCGCCGTCTACCGCGAGGGGACCGGCGAGTTCGAGCTGCGGAAGGGCCCGGTGTTCGCGAACGTCGTCGTCGCCGACGAGATCAACCGCGCGACGCCGAAGGCCCAGTCGGCCCTGCTGGAGGCCATGGCCGAGTCCCAGGTCTCCATCGAGGGGGAGACGCTCGCCCTGCCCGTGCCGTTCATGGTCGTCGCCACGCAGAACCCCATCGAGATGGAGGGCACCTTCGAGCTCCCGGAGGCCCAGCGCGACCGCTTCCAGCAGAAGCTGACCGTCGACCTGCCCGACCGGGCGGCCGAGCGGGAGATCGTCGACCGCTTCGACGACGCACCGTCGCTGGGCGCGGACGACGTCGAGCAGGTCGTCACCCCGGCGGAGATCCGCGAGGCGCGCGAGGCCGTCGCGGACGTCCACGTCGACGACGCCGTCCGGGAGTACCTCCTCGACGTGGTGGCCGCGACGCGGGACCACCCGGACGTGGTCCACGGGGCGTCCCCGCGCGCGTCGATCGCCTTCCTCAACACGGCCAAGGCCCGGGCCGCCATCGACGGCCGCGACTACGTCATTCCGGACGACGTCAAGGCGCTGGCCGAACCGGTCCTGATCCACCGGCTGGTGCTGGGCACCGACGCCGACCTCAGCGACGTGACGCCCGCGGCGGTCGTCCGATCGGTCCTCGAGTCCGTGACGCCGCCCGGCGGCGACCCCGACCGCTCGACCACCTCGGCCGACCGGGCGGCGAGCGACGGCGGCGTGACCGACGACGGCGCGTAG
- a CDS encoding ABC transporter ATP-binding protein: protein MPAIHIEGLQKAYGDVRAVDGLSLEIGEGELFGLLGPNGAGKTTTMEVLTGQLVPDGGTVSVLGVDPAERPTAVRERVGILPEKESPPSFVTPREYFAFVGAIRGLDEERVDERTATWADRLGFAEQLDTLSSDLSRGQQQKVMIVGAFLHEPDLVFIDEPLANLDPIVQERVKRFLREYRAAGNTLVLTTHDVDVAAELCSRVGVVYGGELVADVRPSELADGERLLDVFLDRVDASVEADGPARRVSHD from the coding sequence GTGCCAGCAATTCACATCGAGGGACTACAGAAGGCGTACGGCGACGTCAGGGCGGTCGACGGGCTCTCGCTGGAGATCGGCGAGGGCGAGCTGTTCGGCCTGCTCGGGCCCAACGGGGCCGGGAAGACCACGACGATGGAGGTCCTGACCGGCCAGCTCGTGCCGGACGGCGGCACCGTTTCGGTGCTGGGCGTCGACCCGGCCGAGCGGCCGACGGCGGTCCGCGAGCGGGTCGGGATCCTGCCCGAGAAGGAGTCGCCGCCGAGCTTCGTGACGCCGCGCGAGTACTTCGCCTTCGTCGGCGCGATTCGCGGGCTCGACGAGGAGCGGGTCGACGAGCGGACGGCGACGTGGGCCGATCGGCTCGGCTTCGCCGAGCAGCTGGACACGCTCTCCTCGGACCTCTCGCGTGGCCAGCAGCAGAAGGTCATGATCGTCGGCGCGTTCCTCCACGAGCCGGACCTGGTGTTCATCGACGAGCCGCTGGCCAACCTCGACCCGATCGTCCAGGAGCGGGTCAAGCGGTTCCTCCGCGAGTACCGGGCCGCCGGCAACACGCTCGTCCTCACGACGCACGACGTGGACGTGGCGGCCGAGCTGTGCTCGCGCGTGGGCGTCGTCTACGGCGGCGAGCTCGTGGCCGACGTCCGGCCGTCGGAGCTGGCCGACGGCGAGCGCCTGCTGGACGTCTTCCTCGACCGCGTGGACGCGAGCGTCGAGGCGGACGGTCCCGCGCGCCGGGTGAGCCATGACTGA
- a CDS encoding GNAT family N-acetyltransferase yields MADETEDIASRTEIVPYPDIDGELPEFDCGKDWFHEFINTDEVDEYHEEQFGVTRLVYFEGELAAFFSLSANALRDADYQGSEMDSVDELSSYPYDVPAYLLGHLAVAEEYQDRGLGRFLLFRAIARSKQADIPFRVLLLHAQEDVVDFYERHGFVASESTEGYPRLMFVDLAEIPDPA; encoded by the coding sequence GTGGCTGACGAGACAGAGGACATCGCATCGCGTACGGAGATAGTTCCGTATCCGGACATAGACGGGGAGCTACCCGAATTCGACTGTGGGAAAGACTGGTTTCACGAGTTCATCAACACTGATGAGGTCGACGAGTACCACGAGGAGCAGTTTGGCGTAACGAGACTAGTGTACTTTGAGGGTGAGCTGGCGGCATTCTTCTCGCTCTCCGCTAACGCACTTCGCGATGCCGACTATCAGGGAAGCGAGATGGACAGCGTCGACGAACTGTCCAGCTATCCGTACGACGTGCCGGCGTATCTTCTCGGACATCTGGCCGTCGCAGAAGAGTATCAGGATCGGGGACTGGGACGATTTCTACTCTTTCGCGCTATCGCGCGGAGCAAACAGGCCGACATCCCGTTTCGCGTTCTCCTGCTGCACGCCCAGGAGGACGTGGTCGATTTCTACGAGCGACATGGATTCGTGGCGAGTGAAAGTACGGAGGGGTATCCGAGACTCATGTTCGTCGATCTGGCCGAGATTCCGGATCCGGCGTGA